The bacterium genome window below encodes:
- a CDS encoding GGDEF domain-containing protein, with the protein ATRDPLTGLLNRRELERRFVQEASRCARSEAPLAVVLADVDHFKAINDTHGHICGDYVLREVAERLVTTLRLPDVVSRYGGEEFLALLPECALDQAMLVAERLRIAVGGTPYAAAEGEELTVTASFGVSLAEGSDEAALRRAVDLADQGLYRAKDSGRNLVRTVLV; encoded by the coding sequence GCGACCCGCGACCCGCTGACCGGCCTGCTCAACCGCCGCGAGCTGGAGCGCCGCTTCGTGCAGGAGGCGTCGCGCTGCGCCCGGTCCGAAGCGCCGCTCGCCGTCGTCCTCGCCGACGTGGACCACTTCAAGGCGATCAACGACACCCACGGCCACATCTGCGGCGACTACGTCCTGCGCGAGGTCGCGGAGCGGCTGGTGACGACGCTGCGCCTCCCCGACGTCGTCTCGCGCTACGGCGGGGAGGAGTTCCTCGCGCTGCTGCCGGAGTGCGCGCTCGACCAGGCGATGCTCGTCGCCGAGCGGCTGCGGATCGCCGTCGGCGGGACGCCGTACGCCGCGGCGGAAGGGGAAGAGCTGACGGTCACGGCGAGCTTCGGCGTCTCGCTCGCCGAAGGGTCCGACGAGGCCGCGCTGCGCCGCGCGGTAGACCTCGCCGACCAAGGGCTCTACCGGGCCAAGGACTCGGGCCGCAACCTCGTGCGCACCGTCCTCGTCTGA